Genomic DNA from Alphaproteobacteria bacterium PA2:
GGCGGCGACGTCGTTATAGCCTTCCACGTCGGCCTTCTGCGCGAAGTACAGATAACGGCGGTTGGCCTGGCTTTCGCCGGCGAAGGCGGCTTTCAGGTTTTCCAGGGTCTTGCTGGCGGCGAGGCTCATCGTCTTCTCCGATTTGGATGTCCGCGCCCGGGCGCGGTTTGCAGCGACTCTCCTAGGCCAAACCAGCGCATAGACCCAATCAAAAGAATCTATGCCCAGCATAGGTTCAATCTATGAAAACCGCTGATTGACCTGAACCTCTCGATCAGGATGCTGGGGGCATGCAACTGACCCTGCCCTCTTCCTTCTATCGCGACCCCCAAGCTTATGCCCGGGACCGCGCGGACATCTTCGCCGCCGGCTGGCAGTTCCTGGGCCACGGGAGCGAAGTCGCCCTGTCGGGCGATGTCCTGGCCGGGGATGTGGCCGGATGGCCGGTCCTGGTGGTCCGCACCCCGGAGGGCGGGCTGAAGGGCTTCCATAATGTCTGCCGGCACCGGGCCGGGCCCCTGGTCCCTGACGGCGCCAGCCATTGCGGCGGCGAACTGACCTGCAGGTATCACGGCTGGCGCTACGCCCTGGACGGCCGCCTGCGCAGCGCGGTGGACTTTGGCGCCGCCGAGGGGTTCGACCCCCGGGAGTTTGGCCTCTTCCCGGTGACCATCGAGGTCTGGCGGGGCTTCATCTTCGTCAATGTCGACGGCAAGGCCGGGCCGCTTTCCGAGCTTACCGCCCCGCTGGATGGCCTGTTCGACGCCCATGGGGTCACGACGGGCCCAGCCACCCTGCGCCGCAGTCACGACCTGGACTGCAACTGGAAGACCTATGTGGAGAACTATCTGGAGGGCTATCACATCTCGGCCGTCCACCCGAAGCTGGCCTCCGAGGTCAAGCCCTCCACCTATCGGGTCCGCATGGTGGAGTCCGCCGCGGTCCACGAGGTGGAGACCCTCAGCGGGGTCAATGACGGCCTCTGGGTCTGGCTCTGGCCGAACCTGGCTTTCAATGTCTATCGCTATGGCCTGATGGTCGAGCACATGCGGCCCCTCGGTCACAACCGCACCCGGCTGGACTATCTCTACTTCTATGACCCGGCCACCTCGGACATGGAGGCCGTGCTCGAGACCTCGGATGGCCTGACCCTCGAGGACAAGGTGATCTGCGAGGCGGTCCAGCGGAACCTTGACGCCGGGGTCTATACCTCAGGCGTCCTCTCCCCCCGCCACGAGGGCGCCCTGGCCTGGTTCCAGTCAAAGATCGCCGGGATCCACGGGTGAGCCTGGAGCCAAAGCCAGGGGGGGTCGCAAAACTCGGCGTTCTCGCCGCAATCCTGCTGACGGCGGGCAACATGATCGGCTCGGGGGTCTATCTCCTGCCGGCCACCCTGGGCGCCTATGGCTCCATCACAATCCTGTCCTGGGCCATAGCCAGTTCAGGCGCCCTGGTCCTGGCCCTGGTCTTTGGCCTGCTGGGGGTCTTGCGGCCCACAGGCGACGGCGTGGTGGCCTATGCCGGACAGGACCTGCATCCGGCCCTGGGCCATGTGAGCTGGTTCGCCTACTGGCTGAACTGCTGGGTCGGGACCACGGCCATCGCCGTGGCTGCTGTGGGATACCTGGCCTATTTCATCCCTGCCCTGGCGGCGCCGGGACCAGCCCTGGCCGCCGTCCTGGCCAGCATCTGGCTCTTCACCCTGGCCAATCTGGTCGGCCCCCGACTGGTGGCCCGGATCGGCGGCGCCACCCTGCTGCTCGGTCTGGCGCCCATCATCCTGGCCATGGGGATCGGCATCCTGGCCTTTGACCCGGCCCTCTTTCAGGCCTCATGGAATGTCAGCGGCAAGCCCGACGCCGCCGCCATGAGCCTGGCCGTCACCCCGGTCTTCTGGGCCTTTCTGGGGCTGGAGAGCGCCAATGTCGCCGCCCGGGTGATCGACAATCCCCGGCGCAACCTGCCCATTGTCGCGGTGGGCGGGGTCCTGCTGGCCGCAGCGGTCTATATGGCCGCCTCGGTGGCCATCATGGGCCTGATGCCCGCAAAGGCGCTGGCCGCCTCAACCGCCCCCTTCGCCGACGCCATTGCCCACATAGCCGGCCCCCTGGCGGCCGGGCTGGTGGCCTTCTGCGCCTTCGCCAAGGCCTCGGGCTCCCTCGGCGGCTGGGTCCTGCTCACCGCCGAGACCGGCCGGGCCGGCGCCCAGGCCGGCTATCTGCCGAAATTCGCCACCGAGACCCCAGAGGCGCCCCGCCGCACCCGGGACATCCTCGTGGCCGGCCTGCTGATGAGTCTCGCCAGCTGGGGCAGCATGTCGCCGACCCTGGGCAAGCAGTTCTCCCTGCTGATCAACCTGTCGGTCATGCTGTCCATGGTGCTCTACCTGCTCTGCGCGCTCAGCCTCTGCCGGGCGGCGCGGGATCAGGCCACGGCGCGCAGCCGGCTGGCGACCCTGGCTGTAGGCCTGGCGGGGGCAGGCTTCACCCTGTGGGTCATGGCGACGGCAGACCCGACCCTGCGGGGACCGACCGTCATTGCCGTAGGGATCAGCCTTGGCCTCTGGGGCCTGTCACGGCTGAGGCAAGGGCGACGACCCGACGTGTGACTGCTGACCCGTTTGCGACTAGAGTTGGACCATCCCCTAAGTTCAGAACCCCAGCCATGTTCCACACCCTGATCACCAGGCATGAGGCGGCCCCAGAAAAGGTCATGATGAAGGTGGGCGATCAGGCCTACACCTATGGCCGGATGATCGAACAGATCGCCCGGTGCACGACCTGGCTGAAGACCCTGAACCTGCGTCCCGGTTCCCGGGCCCTGCTTTATGTGACCAATCCCTATTCCCACTGGATCCTGACCTTCGCCCTGGAGCGGGTGGGCGTGACCTCCTGCGCCGTCTCGGTCCCCGAGGCGGTGATCCCCAGTCTCGACTATCTGCAGGCCGAGACCCTGTTCACCCGCACGCCCCCGGCCCAGCCGGTCGGTCAGGCGGTGCACCTGATCGACCAGGCCTGGTTCAACATGCTGGCCGCACTGACGCCAGCGCCTGTCGACCCGCCCCCCCGGTCACCGGACGACATACTGCGGATCATCGTCACCTCTGGCACCACCGGCGAGGCCAAGAAGATCCCCCTGACCCGGGCCGTGGTCGAGGCCCGGATCCGCAATGCCCAGGCCGGCGGCTACTATACCCGGCCCGACCTGAAGATGGCGGCGACCTTCGCGCTCAGCGCCGTGGCCGGCTGGATCCACGCCCTCTACTGCTTCAACGAGGGCGGCATGCTGGTCTCGGGCAAGCCCTGGGCCGATCTGATCACCAGCGGCGAGGTCAATCTGTTCCGCCTGGCGCCCGCCAATCTCCAGGCCCTGCTGGCCGACCTGCCGGCCGACTTCGCCCCGCCTCCGGACCTGCGCCTCTCCATTGTCGGCGGTTCCCTCTCCCCAGCCCTGGCCGAGCGCGCCGCCCGCCGCCTGACCCCCGACATTCTGGTCAACTACGGGGCTACGGAGACTGGCACCGTGGTCATGGGCCTGATCGCCGAGCTGGACCGTCCGGACGCCGCAGGCTTCATCTGCCCCTGGGCGACCGTGGGGGCGGTGGACCCCGAAGGCCGCCCCGTCCCCGCCGATCAGGTGGGCGAGATCCGCATCCGGTCCGACAATCTCTGCGCCGGCTATCTGGAGGACCCCCAGGCCACCGCCGCCATGTTCCGCGACGGCTGGTTCTGGCCCGGCGACCTTGGCCAGATCTCAGAGGACGGCCGCCTGGCCATAGTCGGCCGCACCAATGACCTGATGAATATCGGCGGCGCCAAGGTCCTGGCCACCCGCGTCGAAGCCGTCGCCCTGACCGTAGCCGGCGTGGAAGATGTCGCCGCCTTCCCCGGCCCCGGCGAGGACGGCCTGGCCACGGCCTGGGTGGCCTATGTGAAAGGCCCGGACCTGAACGTCGAAGCCCTGCGGGAACGGATGACAAGGGCGCTGGGCCGCGTTCCGGTCATGCGGGAAGTGGCGGCGATCCCTAGGAACGGCATGGGCAAGATCCAGCGGGATCTGCTGGCGGGGCTGGTTTGAGGGGGAGCGAGCAAGAAGGGCACTAGCCGGGAAATTGTATTTCAACGAAAGTGGCTCCTCTAAGAGGAACGACTACATGACCGCCGGTGCGAGTCTGATTGAAAGCGAGCGCCAAGCCTCGGAGTGTCCGTTTTGTGCGCCGCAGCCTGGTCAGGTCGCGTTCAGAACTTCAGATGTTATAGGTATCTGGGATGGCTTTCCTGTCACCGAGGGCCACCTTCTCATCGTCCCGGCGCGCCATGTGAAGCGGTGGGACGACCTCAACCGCGCCGAACAAGCTGCGCTGATAGAAGGAGTCGATCAAGGCCGAGCACTACTGAAAAGGCTGTTTGGCCCTGACGCGTTCAACGTTGGCTACAATGATGGTCAAGCTGCAGGCCAGACGGTCTCGCACTTTCATATCCACATCATCCCTCGCAGGGTCGGCGACGTAGCAGACCCTCGCGGCGGAGTTCGCCACGTGATCCCAGGCAAAGGAAACTACCTCGCCCCGGTTCCGGCGACCGGTGCGCCAGACCAACTGGCGACAGCGCCGCACAGGCTCGCGCTGATTTCCGGCGGTGAGGATCCGCTGCTTCCGCACTTGGTCCGCCACATTGACGACGCTGCGGCGGTCGATGTCGCCGTGGCCTTCATCATGGAAAGTGGTGCTCGTCTGCTGCTCCCCCACCTGAGGGATCTGCTTGCGCGGGGTGGGAGGCTCCGCTTCATCGCAGGCGACTACCTCGATGTGACGGATCCCTCTGCGCTCCGTCATCTGCTCGACCTCGACGGCCAAGTGGAGCGCTTGGTCTTCGAAGCTGGGCGCGACAGCTTTCACCTCAAGTCATGGGTGTTCCACCAGGGAGACGGCCATGGGCTGGCGATTGTCGGGAGTTCCAATATCTCGGAGACGGCTCTCCTGAAGGGCATCGAGTGGAACTACCGCGCCTGCAGTTCGGAAACCGACGGATGGCGTGACGTCATTGCCGGTTACGACGCTCTCTTAAACTCCCCCCGCATTCGACCGCTCACTTATGACTGGATCGATGGCTATGAAGCCCGGCGATCCCGGACGCCCATCCGCCAGGCCGAAGCGATCGGGGTGCCCGAAGAACAACCGCCACCAGCGCCAGAACCTCATGAGGTGCAACGCAATGCCCTCGCGGCGCTGAAGCGCACTCGAGCAGAGGGATACAGCGCTGGGCTGGTGGTGCTGGCGACTGGCCTTGGAAAGACCTGGTTGAGCGCGTTTGACACGACGGCGGCCGAGTTCCGACGGGTGCTATTTGTCGCCCACAGGGACGAAATCCTGTCCCAGGCCATGGAGACATTTCGCCAGTGCCGCCCACAGGCACGT
This window encodes:
- a CDS encoding Rieske (2Fe-2S) protein → MQLTLPSSFYRDPQAYARDRADIFAAGWQFLGHGSEVALSGDVLAGDVAGWPVLVVRTPEGGLKGFHNVCRHRAGPLVPDGASHCGGELTCRYHGWRYALDGRLRSAVDFGAAEGFDPREFGLFPVTIEVWRGFIFVNVDGKAGPLSELTAPLDGLFDAHGVTTGPATLRRSHDLDCNWKTYVENYLEGYHISAVHPKLASEVKPSTYRVRMVESAAVHEVETLSGVNDGLWVWLWPNLAFNVYRYGLMVEHMRPLGHNRTRLDYLYFYDPATSDMEAVLETSDGLTLEDKVICEAVQRNLDAGVYTSGVLSPRHEGALAWFQSKIAGIHG
- a CDS encoding amino acid permease, whose product is MSLEPKPGGVAKLGVLAAILLTAGNMIGSGVYLLPATLGAYGSITILSWAIASSGALVLALVFGLLGVLRPTGDGVVAYAGQDLHPALGHVSWFAYWLNCWVGTTAIAVAAVGYLAYFIPALAAPGPALAAVLASIWLFTLANLVGPRLVARIGGATLLLGLAPIILAMGIGILAFDPALFQASWNVSGKPDAAAMSLAVTPVFWAFLGLESANVAARVIDNPRRNLPIVAVGGVLLAAAVYMAASVAIMGLMPAKALAASTAPFADAIAHIAGPLAAGLVAFCAFAKASGSLGGWVLLTAETGRAGAQAGYLPKFATETPEAPRRTRDILVAGLLMSLASWGSMSPTLGKQFSLLINLSVMLSMVLYLLCALSLCRAARDQATARSRLATLAVGLAGAGFTLWVMATADPTLRGPTVIAVGISLGLWGLSRLRQGRRPDV